The following are from one region of the Bacillus methanolicus MGA3 genome:
- a CDS encoding iron-containing alcohol dehydrogenase produces MTNTQSAFFMPSVNLFGAGSVNEVGTRLADLGVKKALLVTDAGLHGLGLSEKISSIIRAAGVEVSIFPKAEPNPTDKNVAEGLEAYNAENCDSIVTLGGGSSHDAGKAIALVAANGGKIHDYEGVDVSKEPMVPLIAINTTAGTGSELTKFTIITDTERKVKMAIVDKHVTPTLSINDPELMVGMPPSLTAATGLDALTHAIEAYVSTGATPITDALAIQAIKIISKYLPRAVANGKDIEAREQMAFAQSLAGMAFNNAGLGYVHAIAHQLGGFYNFPHGVCNAVLLPYVCRFNLISKVERYAEIAAFLGENVDGLSTYDAAEKAIKAIERMAKDLNIPKGFKELGAKEEDIETLAKNAMKDACALTNPRKPKLEEVIQIIKNAM; encoded by the coding sequence TTATGCCTTCAGTCAATCTATTTGGTGCAGGATCAGTTAATGAGGTTGGAACTCGATTAGCTGATCTTGGTGTGAAAAAAGCTTTATTAGTTACAGATGCTGGTCTTCACGGTTTAGGTCTTTCTGAAAAAATTTCCAGTATTATTCGTGCAGCTGGTGTGGAAGTATCCATTTTTCCAAAAGCCGAACCAAATCCAACCGATAAAAACGTCGCAGAAGGTTTAGAAGCGTATAACGCTGAAAACTGTGACAGCATTGTCACTCTGGGCGGCGGAAGTTCACATGATGCCGGAAAAGCCATTGCATTAGTAGCTGCTAATGGTGGAAAAATTCACGATTATGAAGGTGTCGATGTATCAAAAGAACCAATGGTCCCGCTAATTGCGATTAATACAACAGCTGGTACAGGCAGTGAATTAACTAAATTCACAATCATCACAGATACTGAACGCAAAGTGAAAATGGCCATTGTGGATAAACATGTAACACCTACACTTTCAATCAACGACCCAGAGCTAATGGTTGGAATGCCTCCGTCCTTAACTGCTGCTACTGGATTAGATGCATTAACTCATGCAATTGAAGCATATGTTTCAACTGGTGCTACTCCAATTACAGATGCACTTGCAATTCAGGCGATCAAAATCATTTCTAAATACTTGCCGCGTGCAGTTGCAAATGGAAAAGACATTGAAGCACGTGAACAAATGGCCTTCGCTCAATCATTAGCTGGCATGGCATTCAATAACGCGGGTTTAGGCTATGTTCATGCGATTGCACACCAATTAGGAGGATTCTACAACTTCCCTCATGGCGTTTGCAATGCGGTCCTTCTGCCATATGTATGTCGATTTAACTTAATTTCTAAAGTGGAACGTTATGCAGAAATCGCTGCTTTTCTTGGTGAAAATGTCGACGGTCTAAGTACGTACGATGCAGCTGAAAAAGCTATTAAAGCGATCGAAAGAATGGCTAAAGACCTTAACATTCCAAAAGGCTTTAAAGAACTAGGTGCTAAAGAAGAAGACATTGAGACTTTAGCTAAGAATGCGATGAAAGATGCATGTGCATTAACAAATCCTCGTAAACCTAAGTTAGAAGAAGTCATCCAAATTATTAAAAATGCGATGTAA
- a CDS encoding Dps family protein — protein MSNHLRAVMTGLDPAYAKRLADAFNVYLANLHVTLVKIHNFHWNVVGVDFFDFHKELDTVYEEINKEIDRVAERIKMLGFFPLGSMQEFVRNATLQEVPSMPYDTLTIAYLVANDFAATARYLHEVDKFVKETTDEFTINLIADALAFLEKYVWFFTAYLEKMNYPQVPKQ, from the coding sequence ATGTCTAATCATCTTCGTGCTGTCATGACTGGTTTGGATCCGGCATATGCAAAAAGGCTGGCTGATGCTTTTAATGTCTATTTAGCTAATCTTCATGTGACGCTAGTAAAAATACACAACTTTCACTGGAATGTTGTTGGTGTTGATTTCTTCGATTTTCATAAAGAATTAGATACGGTCTATGAAGAAATTAACAAGGAGATTGACCGAGTTGCGGAACGCATTAAAATGTTAGGGTTCTTTCCGCTTGGCTCAATGCAGGAATTTGTTCGCAATGCTACACTGCAGGAAGTACCAAGCATGCCTTATGATACATTAACGATTGCATATCTTGTTGCAAATGATTTTGCAGCAACCGCCCGTTATTTACATGAAGTAGACAAATTTGTAAAAGAAACCACGGACGAATTTACTATAAATCTCATTGCAGATGCATTGGCTTTCTTAGAAAAATATGTCTGGTTCTTCACAGCGTACTTAGAAAAAATGAACTACCCTCAAGTTCCAAAACAGTAA
- a CDS encoding oxalate decarboxylase family bicupin, which yields MENRSINQVGGNVPQPIRSDGAGGIDSGPRNIMRDLQNPNMLVPPITDAGLVPNLKFSFSDTSMKLNHGGWSREITARELPIATTLAGVNMSLTAGGVRELHWHKQAEWSYMLLGRARITSVDQEGRNFIADVGPGDLWYFPPGIPHSIQGLEHCEFLLVFDDGNFSDLSTLSISDWFAHTPKDVLSANFGVPESAFNSLPSDQVYIYQGEVPSSLDNQEVQSPYGEVPLTFKHELLKQTPIKTPGGSVRIVDSSNFPISKTIAAALVEIEPGGMRELHWHPNNDEWQYYLTGQGRMTVFTGNGAARTFDYRAGDVGYVPFATGHYIQNTGTETLWFLEMFKSDRFEDVSLNQWMALTPKELVQSNLNVGSELLDSLRKEKWPVVKYPGFSSYPKKGR from the coding sequence ATGGAAAACCGATCTATTAATCAAGTGGGCGGAAATGTACCACAACCTATCCGAAGTGATGGAGCTGGAGGGATTGACTCCGGCCCGCGTAATATTATGCGGGATCTTCAAAATCCGAATATGCTCGTCCCACCTATTACAGATGCAGGTTTGGTTCCTAACTTGAAATTCTCATTCTCAGACACTTCTATGAAATTAAATCACGGGGGATGGTCCCGGGAGATCACCGCCAGGGAACTTCCGATAGCGACCACCCTTGCTGGAGTAAATATGAGCTTAACGGCCGGCGGAGTACGTGAACTCCATTGGCATAAACAAGCAGAATGGTCTTATATGCTGTTAGGACGGGCACGCATAACCTCGGTTGACCAAGAAGGACGAAATTTCATTGCCGACGTTGGCCCAGGCGATCTTTGGTACTTTCCTCCAGGTATCCCACATTCGATTCAAGGGTTGGAACATTGCGAATTTCTGCTCGTCTTCGATGACGGAAACTTTTCCGATCTTTCCACCTTATCCATCTCCGACTGGTTTGCACATACTCCAAAAGATGTTCTGTCGGCCAATTTCGGAGTACCAGAGAGTGCTTTTAACTCTCTTCCTTCAGATCAGGTCTATATTTATCAGGGAGAGGTACCCAGTTCGCTTGATAATCAGGAAGTCCAGTCACCCTACGGAGAAGTTCCTTTAACCTTCAAGCACGAGCTGTTGAAACAAACACCAATCAAAACGCCTGGTGGTAGCGTACGAATTGTGGACTCTTCTAACTTCCCAATTTCAAAAACAATCGCAGCAGCACTCGTTGAGATTGAGCCTGGTGGAATGAGAGAACTACATTGGCATCCCAATAACGACGAGTGGCAGTATTACCTTACCGGGCAAGGGCGAATGACTGTATTTACTGGAAACGGTGCAGCTCGTACATTTGATTATAGAGCTGGTGATGTCGGATATGTACCCTTTGCTACTGGACACTATATTCAAAACACCGGTACCGAAACGTTATGGTTTTTAGAGATGTTCAAAAGCGACCGCTTTGAAGACGTGTCGCTGAATCAATGGATGGCACTGACTCCTAAAGAATTAGTTCAAAGCAACTTAAATGTTGGATCAGAATTGCTCGATTCTCTACGCAAGGAGAAATGGCCTGTTGTGAAATATCCCGGGTTTTCCTCCTACCCCAAAAAAGGAAGATAA
- a CDS encoding MBL fold metallo-hydrolase — MLEKNNIKMLELTMNSMGEANVIYPTLIWDEENMILVDTGFPGQLNDIRECIEKAGVSFEKLNKIFITHQDIDHIGSLPIILDESQNKIDVYASAIEKPFIQGEKMILKITPEAISKALESLPPEIPEDFRNAFKFRLENPPKAKVDHVISGGEELPFCGGIIVIDTPGHTPGHLSFYHKASKTLIAGDALIVKNRKLYPSDPKYTLDIEKSIKSIELLSTFEIEKIICYHGGLFDDNVHERLLEIIKH; from the coding sequence ATGTTAGAGAAAAATAATATTAAAATGTTAGAGCTTACAATGAATTCTATGGGAGAGGCTAATGTCATTTATCCTACCTTAATATGGGATGAAGAGAATATGATTTTAGTTGATACAGGTTTCCCTGGACAATTAAATGATATCCGTGAATGTATTGAAAAAGCAGGTGTTTCTTTTGAAAAACTTAATAAAATATTCATAACACATCAAGATATAGATCATATTGGGAGTTTACCAATAATTTTAGATGAATCACAAAATAAAATAGATGTATATGCTAGTGCAATTGAAAAACCATTTATTCAAGGTGAAAAAATGATTCTGAAAATTACACCTGAAGCGATATCCAAAGCTTTGGAATCCTTACCACCTGAAATACCAGAAGATTTCCGTAATGCGTTCAAATTTAGATTAGAAAATCCACCAAAAGCGAAAGTAGACCATGTTATTAGTGGAGGAGAAGAGTTACCCTTTTGTGGTGGAATTATCGTGATAGATACACCTGGCCATACCCCAGGACATTTAAGTTTTTATCATAAAGCAAGTAAAACTCTAATAGCTGGAGATGCATTAATTGTAAAAAATAGAAAATTATATCCATCTGATCCAAAATATACATTGGATATTGAAAAATCAATTAAATCAATCGAATTATTATCAACATTCGAAATAGAAAAAATTATTTGTTACCATGGTGGTTTATTTGATGACAATGTTCATGAACGTTTGCTTGAGATTATAAAACATTAA
- a CDS encoding NAD-dependent epimerase/dehydratase family protein, translated as MNYIFGTGPLGMAVLREFLNRGQKVKVINRSGKADIPQGVELIKGDARDRNFTKDICKDAEKFFHCAGLPYSEWSDHLPTMMNGLIEAAAFSGAKIIYADNLYAYGPATGEYHEDLSYKPIGVKTKVRAQVAETLLNSHQQGKIKAVIGRGPDFFRSKSFSGDIRKQGNWKSIIGEES; from the coding sequence ATGAATTATATTTTTGGAACAGGTCCGTTAGGAATGGCCGTTTTACGGGAGTTTTTGAACCGTGGTCAAAAAGTTAAAGTCATTAACCGGTCCGGAAAAGCAGATATTCCACAAGGGGTAGAATTGATCAAAGGTGACGCACGTGACCGAAATTTTACAAAAGACATTTGCAAAGATGCAGAAAAATTTTTTCATTGTGCAGGGTTACCGTATTCAGAATGGTCCGATCATTTGCCAACGATGATGAATGGATTGATCGAAGCGGCAGCTTTTTCAGGAGCGAAAATAATTTATGCAGATAATCTGTATGCTTATGGTCCGGCAACTGGCGAATATCATGAAGATCTTTCTTATAAGCCAATTGGAGTTAAAACAAAGGTGCGGGCTCAGGTAGCTGAAACCCTTCTTAACAGTCATCAACAAGGAAAGATTAAGGCAGTAATCGGAAGAGGCCCGGATTTTTTTCGGTCCAAGAGCTTTAGTGGCGACATTAGGAAGCAGGGTAATTGGAAATCTATTATTGGGGAAGAAAGCTGA
- a CDS encoding PTS ascorbate transporter subunit IIC yields the protein MGERFLKMMMDILRQPAILIALISLIGLVLQKKPANEIVKGTTKSFLGFLVIAAGAGILVGSLEPFGKMFQKAFHVNGVVPVNEAIVAMALTKYGSASALIMFFGMLANILVARFTRFKYIFLTGHHTLYMACMIATILFLSGLKGISLIVIGSIALGLIMAIFPAMAQPFMRKIVGNDQVGFGHFSTFGYVLSAMIGKVVGKGSRSTENINFPKGLGFLRDTSVTIALTMTIFYVIIALFAGPSYVEKELSNGTHYLVFSVIQAVTFAAGVFVILSGVRLVLAEIVPAFKGISSKLVPNSKPALDCPILFPYAPNAVLIGFFCSFLGGITGMIILGSLGAVIVLPGIVPHFFTGATAGVFGNATGGIRGATIGSFANGLLITFLPVFLLPVLGDLGFANTTFSDSDFGVIGIILGNVANSFGAKGVTIFVFGILLISVLFSFFKNSKNKKSQIQA from the coding sequence ATGGGTGAAAGATTTCTTAAAATGATGATGGACATTTTAAGACAGCCAGCAATTCTAATAGCATTAATATCATTAATTGGCCTCGTTCTTCAGAAAAAGCCGGCAAATGAAATTGTAAAAGGAACAACCAAATCGTTCCTCGGATTTCTTGTAATAGCGGCTGGAGCCGGAATACTTGTTGGTTCACTTGAACCATTTGGAAAAATGTTTCAGAAAGCCTTTCATGTTAACGGTGTTGTGCCAGTTAATGAAGCAATTGTTGCTATGGCATTGACGAAATATGGATCTGCTTCAGCTCTCATCATGTTTTTTGGGATGCTGGCTAACATTTTAGTTGCCCGGTTTACCAGATTTAAATATATCTTTTTAACTGGCCACCACACATTATATATGGCTTGTATGATTGCCACCATTCTTTTTTTATCGGGTTTAAAAGGGATATCACTTATAGTTATTGGTTCGATTGCACTTGGTTTAATTATGGCTATTTTTCCAGCTATGGCCCAGCCATTTATGAGAAAAATTGTCGGAAATGACCAAGTTGGTTTCGGCCATTTTTCAACGTTTGGTTATGTCCTGTCAGCTATGATCGGCAAGGTTGTCGGAAAAGGTTCACGCTCTACGGAAAATATTAATTTTCCAAAGGGACTTGGATTCTTACGCGATACATCTGTAACGATTGCTCTAACGATGACGATCTTTTATGTAATTATCGCTCTTTTTGCAGGACCATCCTATGTTGAAAAAGAACTGAGCAATGGGACTCATTATCTTGTATTCTCGGTCATTCAAGCTGTTACGTTTGCAGCAGGTGTATTTGTCATCCTTTCAGGTGTACGTCTTGTTTTAGCAGAAATCGTTCCTGCCTTTAAAGGCATCTCAAGCAAGTTAGTGCCAAACTCAAAACCGGCTCTTGACTGCCCGATCTTATTCCCTTATGCACCAAATGCAGTTTTAATAGGTTTTTTCTGTAGTTTTCTTGGCGGGATTACAGGAATGATTATTCTTGGATCACTAGGGGCTGTTATTGTTTTGCCAGGAATAGTCCCTCACTTCTTTACCGGAGCAACTGCCGGTGTATTCGGAAATGCAACGGGCGGAATCCGCGGGGCAACGATTGGTTCGTTTGCAAACGGACTACTAATTACTTTTCTTCCAGTCTTTTTGCTTCCGGTTTTAGGAGATTTGGGTTTTGCAAACACAACGTTCTCAGACAGTGATTTTGGAGTAATAGGAATTATTCTCGGCAATGTGGCAAATTCTTTTGGGGCAAAAGGCGTTACAATCTTTGTTTTTGGAATATTATTAATTTCCGTTCTATTCAGCTTCTTCAAAAATTCGAAAAACAAAAAAAGCCAAATTCAAGCATAG
- a CDS encoding PTS sugar transporter subunit IIB: MKILAVCGSGLGSSFMLEMNVKEILNELGVSGIEVSHSDLSSATPDMADLFIAAKDIAEGAAHLGNVVVIDSIIDMEELREKLKEALQERGVL; this comes from the coding sequence ATGAAGATTTTAGCAGTATGCGGCTCAGGCCTGGGAAGCAGTTTTATGTTAGAGATGAATGTTAAAGAAATCCTTAATGAACTTGGGGTTTCGGGTATAGAAGTCAGCCATTCCGATTTAAGCTCTGCCACACCCGATATGGCAGATTTGTTTATTGCGGCAAAAGATATTGCCGAAGGAGCTGCCCACTTAGGTAATGTTGTTGTTATTGACAGCATTATTGATATGGAAGAACTTCGTGAAAAACTGAAGGAAGCACTGCAAGAAAGAGGGGTGCTTTAA
- a CDS encoding PTS sugar transporter subunit IIA, with protein sequence MLSELLTKETIQFANQLTDWEEAIKETAKPLLLKGVIEPSYIDAMINNVKTMGPYVIIGQEIAIPHARPEMGVNKVGMSFLKLEHPVHFLNDEKYPVSLLFCIAAIDHSTHLKALSQLTKMLSKKENVQKLKEFTDVEGVLGLINEYSNIT encoded by the coding sequence ATGTTAAGTGAATTATTAACGAAAGAGACAATTCAATTTGCAAATCAGTTAACCGACTGGGAAGAAGCGATAAAAGAAACAGCCAAACCATTACTTTTGAAAGGGGTGATTGAACCTTCATATATAGATGCCATGATCAATAATGTGAAGACAATGGGTCCATATGTAATTATCGGCCAGGAAATTGCGATCCCACATGCACGTCCTGAAATGGGAGTGAACAAAGTTGGGATGAGTTTTTTGAAACTTGAACATCCAGTGCATTTTTTGAATGATGAAAAGTATCCTGTTTCATTATTATTCTGTATTGCAGCAATTGATCATTCCACACACTTAAAAGCACTTTCTCAATTAACTAAAATGTTAAGCAAAAAAGAAAATGTACAAAAATTGAAAGAATTTACTGACGTTGAAGGGGTTCTCGGCCTCATTAATGAATATTCAAATATTACATAA
- a CDS encoding AbrB/MazE/SpoVT family DNA-binding domain-containing protein gives MKSTGVVRKVDELGRIVIPKELRNTFDIKEKDPLEIFVEEDKIILKKYSPYRACMITGEVSDHNISLADGKIVLSPEGAQMLLHDLQQLLNDRQFQGTDS, from the coding sequence ATGAAATCAACCGGTGTTGTAAGGAAAGTGGACGAACTTGGACGTATTGTTATTCCGAAAGAGCTGCGCAATACTTTCGATATCAAAGAAAAAGACCCACTTGAGATTTTCGTAGAGGAAGACAAGATTATTTTGAAGAAGTACAGCCCATACCGGGCTTGCATGATTACTGGGGAAGTTTCTGATCATAATATTTCTCTTGCTGATGGAAAAATTGTTTTAAGCCCTGAAGGTGCTCAAATGCTCCTTCATGATTTACAACAATTACTTAATGACAGACAATTTCAAGGGACTGACTCATAA